In the genome of Dioscorea cayenensis subsp. rotundata cultivar TDr96_F1 chromosome 1, TDr96_F1_v2_PseudoChromosome.rev07_lg8_w22 25.fasta, whole genome shotgun sequence, one region contains:
- the LOC120258329 gene encoding uncharacterized protein LOC120258329, with protein sequence MSESNVTSNDDGATSRVPVKESSSVSLHYQMLTKTNYSTWAIKMSVYLQAQGVWDAIQPGTEVETRRDKIALTAIYETIPEENLLLISEKETAKEAWETLKTMYVGADRVKQAKLQTLKSEFEILRMKEAETIDEFAARLTAIVSKAAGLGGKIKESTIVKKLLVTVPNKCLPIVTSIEQFADLSTMTLEEAIGHLKTFEERIRGAGGEENESLLLMTEWKSRGKEFGRGSSSNPSKGHDKGFGRGRGRGRGCGRDTGRRNHNCDNEYEEKKKVDKRKVKCFNYNIMGHFASECRLKKEEKAYVAKKDDDEPALLMA encoded by the coding sequence ATGTCGGAGAGCAACGTCACAAGCAACGACGATGGCGCGACGTCTCGCGTACCTGTGAAGGAGAGCAGCAGCGTTTCCCTTCACTACCAGATGCTAACGAAGACAAATTACTCAACTTGGGCTATCAAGATGAGCGTGTACCTACAAGCACAAGGCGTGTGGGACGCCATCCAGCCTGGGACTGAAGTGGAGACGAGGAGAGATAAGATAGCACTTACTGCCATCTATGAAACCATCCCTGAAGAGAACCTCCTACTCATATCGGAGAAGGAGACTGCGAAGGAAGCATGGGAGACGCTCAAGACCATGTACGTGGGCGCTGATCGAGTTAAGCAGGCGAAGCTTCAAACTTTGAAGAGTGAGTTTGAAATCCTCCGCATGAAAGAAGCAGAGACGATAGATGAATTCGCTGCAAGGCTGACTGCTATAGTCAGTAAGGCTGCCGGTCTTGGTGGAAAGATTAAGGAGAGCACTATCGTTAAGAAACTATTGGTCACAGTCCCTAACAAGTGTCTGCCAATTGTCACATCAATCGAGCAATTTGCCGATTTATCGACGATGACGTTGGAGGAGGCAATCGGTCACCTCAAGACCTTTGAGGAGAGGATACGTGGTGCTGGTGGTGAGGAAAACGAGAGTCTCTTGCTCATGACAGAATGGAAGTCTCGAGGGAAGGAGTTTGGGCGTGGCTCATCATCCAACCCGTCTAAGGGGCACGACAAAGGTTTTGGAAGAGGCCGTGGCCGCGGCCGTGGTTGTGGACGCGACACTGGTCGTAGAAACCACAACTGTGACAAtgagtatgaagaaaagaagaaggttgACAAGAGGAAAGTGAAGTGTTTTAACTACAATATCATGGGGCACTTCGCATCTGAGTGTCGAttaaaaaaagaggagaaagcATACGTCGCCAAGAAGGACGACGACGAGCCAGCCTTATTAATGGCATAA